In Quercus robur chromosome 11, dhQueRobu3.1, whole genome shotgun sequence, the sequence CATCACCAAATATATCCAAGTGatggcacaaaaaaaaaaaaaaaaaaaaaaaaaaaaaaaaaaaaaaaaaaaagaagaagaagaagaagagaagtgTTAACTCACCAAGGTGAGCATCACATCCATTTTTATCAAGTTCACGCAAGGAATGGTCTCGATACTTTATCGCTACATTCAGCGGCTACCTTCGGGCCTTGTTCACAACTTGGGGGCTTTTGTGTCCTACCAGCTGTTGTATGGATTATCTATGGATTATCGAAGCACTTGCTCCTAGAGATGGCTCCAACTGAGTCAAGCATCCTCGACACAAGCGCAACAAAGCTCATGAAAGACAAACTCATTATCCACAAACCCCTTGTCAGCTCACTGATATAAGAGAAATGACTACGCACACAGTGCCGTAAAATAGATGGGCcaggaaaaatctattttcgaCATAGACAGAGTTCCACCAAGCCTTCAAGTGGCACCCATACGACCTATGGAACAACCATATCACAAATATACAATTCATCATTCTcctacaacaaaaaattatgctCCTTGTCCGCGAAGGATCCTCTCACTTCACCAACAAAGATCGCTTTCGTTTCGGCTATATGGGTGGAGGATTGAAGGTGCTTAATAGATTTTCTTCGCTAGTATCCAAAGGTCGCCAACACACCACGCTGGGAGCAGCAATTTTAACCTTGTACCTTGCGAATCTGCTCATGGTGATAGCAAAGATAATGGAACCACCACAATTGATATTAGGAATTTTATTCCTAAATATGTTATTCCTACAGAAAGTGGTGCGACACGCTATTAGAAAGGAATAGTGTGTTTGCTGAAGcgaaattaaagaaaatggaAGTGGCGTATTAGCTAACATCTGAAGAGGAAAGTGAAACTTTTTGGCCTAAAAGCAAAGCAATTGGAATGGAGCAAAGCTAATGCTACATGTAGGTCAATGAAGGAagaaagtttgaaaagtcaaaggcCACATATACATTACAAAGCAAAGAGGCTTCACGTCAGGTGccttaacaaaataatataaataattgatGAAATCATCAAAGTAGCATGGAAGCTGCTATGAAGAAATGCTAAAATTGCCATGGTGGTCATGGCATTCAAATTTCTAAAGCTACATGTGGACATAAAAATCAAGGAGCATTACGGGTACAATCTCAATTTACTTGGATTTCACGATCCATGAAATTTCGACACATACAAGATTCTTTGACCCAAGGGTTTTCTACAAGTGGATTTCATGAGCCATGATATATCTACGAACGGGCTTCATCAACTTGTatcttctcaacaaaaaataaagcatgCGGGTAAACTAATTCCCAAACTCGCAAAATTTTCAAGCAATGGGAAACATCAATCACTCACATGTATGCCGCAAGCGCCACACATGCTCGGGGGGCTaatgttgatacccattttcgcGACACATTTCGTACAAGCCCGATTCAAGCAAGCCCCGACTTTCTTGTGAGCTCaattcatatattatattatattttattcttttaagcatggcccAAGTCCATGCAACTTATggggaaattgaggaagtgtggtttggagggtataGGTTGGTtcctttcggaccttttgcatgagcccagcctatgcgtgctaccaagtgggcaagGGACACTGGTAGTACCTCAGGCTCATGAAGGAGgtcttgtatccaaaatttcTACCCCAAAACAGCTTTTATGCTCTGGGTGACTGTGGCCCAAAGTTTCTGTCCAaaccctttttttcctttaaaaatggtTGGCTCTCATTGGCCAATTTCAGCTGCTAGCTCTCATCTAGTTGAGCCTCCCAATGGTCTGAAACAACTGAAAATGAGGAACCAATGAGGGTTTAGTCAAGCATTTCCCTTAATGATGATAAAAGTAATCCTTccttttatccaaacaaaagcAAACCTGAAAATTACTACTTGCTTAACACCTTGGGGTCCAAAGCCTTTTCTATTGACCAAAAACCAGTCACTTAGAGCACCCCAAACTCAATATAAATTCCACAATCAGATTCAAAACCAAAGGAGCAACACCCAAGCTTAAGACAAGAGTCTTTCTTCAACTAAAAAACAACCAAGTCACGTTCTACCTAAAGACCTGAAACTTCAGAGCAAAAACCCATTTAGCCAGTCAACAATCTCACAATTCCGAAACttgggggtggaaatatgggtacaggggaaccttccctctcttcctcacgacctccctcaatttcctcttctgtgTGACTGTGGGTCGAAATTTCAGACCTGTTAAATCACGTTTTCTCTATAGAGCTGAAACTTCAGAGCAAAAACCCACTGAGCCAAGagacattctcacaattctaaaccttaggggtggaaatatgggtataggggaaacttccctctcttcctcacgacCTCCCTCAATTTTCTCTTCTGTGTGACTGTAggtcgaagtttcagacctgTTATTAGTATTTGGATTTTCTCTTGtcaaagcaccattagccttttgttcattatacatttggaattttgggcttgattctccacaaataaacacttctaaagaacccaaggggagATTTGGGCCATTCTCGCATTTTAGGCCCTTGTCGCAAAAAACGTCCCCGACACTAGCCTTATGAAGTGATGTATATATCATCTGTTATTGTAagataatttaatatttaattttatatataaataaaagtattcaACATTTTTCAAGTATTTAACTATTCATTTCAATATGTGCAGTCCGTCATTCCAcataaactagttttttttattcaaagactttaaaaatgttatagGTATGACAGTATGAGTGACACCTCAGTTGCCTCCGATGCGTGGTTAAAGCAACATGCATGTAGATCGTTAGTCATCAGAAGATCAAAGCTGTTAATTATGATTTTCTCCGTTCACTAACAAGAAGTTCCTCTGGTAGTTCGCCTGTTTAAAGTTATATATGCAAAAGTGgtttataattttcttaaagaataatattagagatattataaattttattacaccACTTTTACAACTACtaatcacaaaataataattttaagtttatatttattatgttattgacATGCATCCAATTTAAGAAATTAGGtagtaaatttgtaatatattaaactttttcagtccatttttttttttgggtacaactACCTTCTTAATCAGTTCATGTGAATCATGTGATGTTGATTCACTACAATTATTAGTAGGAATAAAAAAGTTTATGCggatataaaatatatatactaatataatattatataggACTGCCCCAGAACGTGCAGGGACTGAGAAATGAAAATCATTGCATTTCTTTATTACCACCGAAAGAAGAATTATTCTTTCTCAAGTCCTTGTGGGCTACTATAAACAACTATATAACAATGTTTCGTGTCTAACAAATTTCTCATACCGACGCTGAAAAATATAGCCTAGCCTAATAACCTCTCCATTCCCGCTTGTTCCGGGTGTCATGGGTAACAAAAGTCGCCAGCATCACATATTCTTCTTCCCTTTGATGGGCTATGGCCACCTGATACCAATGATGGACACGGCCAAGCTTTTTGCAGCGCGAGGTGTGAAGGCAACGATTGTCACTACTCCTCGCAACGTGCCATTATTCTCCAAAATGCATGGCACCAACATTgatatccaaatcatcaagttCCCGGCTGTAGAGGCTGGCCTGCCTGAAGGATGTGAGAATATTGACTCAGTGACTTCCCTAGATATGTCTCACAAATTTATCGAAGCCActaaaatgctccaacaaccACTCGAGCAACTACTAGAAGACTACCAACCTAGTTGCCTTGTTGCCGACATGTTCTTTCCGTGGGCAACTGATGTTGCAGCTAAATTTGGTATTCCTAGGCTTGTTTTCGAGGggtttagttttttttccctGTCTGCCACCCATAGTTTGACACTATTTGAACCCCACAAGAAAGTTTTTTCTGACTCTGAACCTTTTGTCATTCCTAGTTTTCCAGGGGAGATAAAGTTGACAAGGATGCAACTTCCTCACTTCACTTTGCAAGAAGTTGAAACAGACTTTTCCAGGTTGTTTAAAGAAGCTATTGAATCAGAGTTGACAAGCTATGGGGTGGTTGTTAACAGCTTCTATGAGCTTGAACCGGCTTATGCAGATCATTACAGGAAAGTTTTGGGAAGAAAGGCGTGGCATATAGGTCCAGTTTCACTATGCAACAAGGATTCTGAAGATAAAGCCCAAAGGGGAAAGGAAGCTTCCATTGATGAACATGAATGTTTAAAATGGCTTTGtaaaaagaaaccaaattcggttatttatatttgtttgggGAGTATGCCAAACTTTAGTGATTCTCAGCTTTTTGAAATTGCAATGGGTCTTGGGGCTTCAAAACAACAATTCATTTGGGTTGTGAGGAAAGgcaaaaatgagaaagaagaagaagattggcTACCTAAAGGATTTGAGAAAAGAATGGAAGGTAAAGGATTAATTATAAGAGGTTGGGCACCCCAAGTTTTGATTCTTGATCATGAAGCAGTTGGAGGATTTGTGACTCATTGTGGGTGGAACTCGACCTTAGAAGGAGTGGCTTCAGGGGTACCCATGGTCACATGGCCTATGGCTTCTGAGCAGTTTTACAATGAGAAATTAATAACTCAAGTACTGAAAATTGGAATTAGTGTTGGTGCTCAACAATGGACTTGGGTGGTAGACGGTATCAAGAGGGAAGCAATAGAGAAGGCAATGAGGCAAAATTTGGTGGGTGAAGAAGCGGCCAGAGCCAAGGCACTTGGAGAGATGGCAAGGAGGGCCGTTGAAGAAGGAGGATCATCATACTCTGATTTGAATGCTTTAATTGAAGAATTAAGGTTGTATTGCCTTTGATCTCTGGTGCTAAAAATTGCTTATATGACtctttaataattatatatataaaaggatttATTACCCTT encodes:
- the LOC126707392 gene encoding scopoletin glucosyltransferase-like codes for the protein MGSNSGQLHIFFFPLMGHGHLIPAMDMAKLFAARGVKATIITTPRNVPLFSETHGINIDIQIIKFPAVEAGLPEGCENIDSVTSLDMSHKFIKATKMLQQPLEQLLEEYQPSCLVADLFFPWATDVAAKFGIPRLVFGGTSFFSQSSQHSLQLYEPHKKVFSDSEPFVIPSFPGEIKLTRMQLPDFTLQEVETDFSKLFKEAIESELTSYGVVVNSFYELEPAYADHYRKVLGRKAWHIGPVSLCNKDSEDKAQRGKEASIDEHECLKWLCKKKPNSVIYICLGSMPNFSDSQLFEIAMGLGASKQQFIWVVRKGKNEKEEEDWLPKGFEKRMEGKGLIIRGWAPQVLILDHEAVGGFVTHCGWNSTLEGVASGVPMVTWPMASEQFYNEKLITQVLKIGISVGAQQWTWVVDGIKREAIEKAMRQNLVGEEAARAKALGEMARRAVEEGGSSYSDLNALIEELRLYCL